A section of the Pseudomonas prosekii genome encodes:
- a CDS encoding EamA family transporter: MLATALVLVAALLHAAWNTLIKFSAERLLVVACMDSVAMLFVAIMLPFVSAPPLEIWPWILASAAFELLYRYLLIQAYRVGDLGLVYPLMRGLSPLVVLALTLIFAGEVLTDQQIFGILLIPLGMLCLLWQGGGGARLPWSMLPVVALIGLCIGCYTFIDGQALRRWSHPIDYLVWVTLLSTWPFPLLALVRKRPAFKLFWREQWRLGLTVGFCVLFSYALVLWAMQLGSIAEAAALREISVILVVLFGMRYLKEPFGRPRLLACGLVLVSMLVMKF, encoded by the coding sequence GTGCTTGCAACAGCACTGGTGTTGGTGGCGGCGCTGTTGCACGCGGCGTGGAATACCCTGATCAAGTTCAGCGCCGAGCGGCTGTTGGTGGTCGCGTGCATGGACTCGGTGGCGATGCTGTTTGTCGCGATCATGCTGCCGTTCGTGAGCGCGCCGCCGCTGGAAATCTGGCCGTGGATTCTGGCGTCGGCAGCGTTCGAATTGCTTTACCGCTATCTGCTGATTCAGGCGTATCGAGTCGGCGACCTCGGGTTGGTCTATCCGTTGATGCGCGGGTTATCGCCACTGGTAGTGCTGGCACTGACGCTAATCTTTGCCGGCGAAGTGCTGACCGATCAGCAGATCTTCGGCATTTTGCTGATCCCGCTCGGCATGCTCTGCCTGCTCTGGCAGGGCGGTGGCGGCGCGCGATTGCCGTGGTCGATGTTGCCGGTGGTGGCGCTGATCGGCCTGTGCATCGGTTGTTACACCTTCATCGATGGCCAGGCGCTGCGGCGCTGGTCGCATCCGATCGACTATCTGGTGTGGGTCACGCTACTCAGCACCTGGCCATTCCCGTTGCTGGCGCTGGTGCGCAAACGGCCGGCGTTCAAGCTGTTCTGGCGCGAGCAGTGGCGGCTCGGGCTGACGGTCGGGTTTTGTGTGTTGTTCAGCTACGCTCTGGTGTTATGGGCGATGCAATTGGGCTCGATTGCCGAAGCGGCGGCGCTGCGCGAGATCAGTGTGATTCTGGTGGTGCTGTTCGGCATGCGCTACTTGAAAGAACCTTTCGGCCGGCCGCGGCTCTTAGCCTGTGGGTTGGTATTGGTCAGCATGCTGGTGATGAAGTTTTGA
- a CDS encoding formate/nitrite transporter family protein, with translation MDTQKDGKTPNLSAEEKHEAHRNQPPRAAVLHEIIRTQGDQELERSVAALWWSALAAGLTMGLSLMAMGLLNSRLPDGEGFKVIASFGYCAGFLAVILARQQLFTENTLTAVLPIMTKPTLSNFGRLLRLWSVVLVGNLCGTLLVAYVMLHLPIFDAKTDLAFLDIGRKIMENDAGNMFAKGIISGWMIATMVWMIPSMESAKMWIIILITYLMALGDFTHIVVGSAEVSYLVFAGELPWKDFWLVFAGPTLAGNIIGGSFIFALISHAQVRSESSAPKEEADQEPSPDPQKDKK, from the coding sequence ATGGACACCCAAAAAGACGGCAAGACCCCGAATCTCTCGGCGGAAGAAAAACACGAAGCCCATCGCAACCAGCCGCCACGCGCGGCGGTGCTGCATGAAATCATCAGAACCCAGGGCGATCAGGAGCTGGAGCGCAGTGTCGCGGCGCTCTGGTGGTCGGCGCTCGCCGCCGGCCTGACCATGGGCCTGTCGCTGATGGCCATGGGTTTGCTCAACTCGCGTCTGCCCGACGGCGAAGGCTTCAAAGTCATCGCCAGTTTCGGTTACTGCGCGGGGTTCCTCGCGGTGATTCTGGCGCGCCAGCAACTGTTCACCGAAAACACCCTGACGGCCGTGCTGCCGATCATGACCAAACCCACACTGAGCAACTTCGGTCGATTGTTGCGACTGTGGAGCGTGGTGCTGGTCGGCAACCTGTGCGGCACATTGCTGGTCGCTTACGTGATGTTGCACTTGCCGATTTTCGACGCGAAGACTGATCTGGCCTTCCTCGACATCGGGCGCAAGATCATGGAAAACGACGCCGGGAATATGTTCGCCAAAGGCATCATCAGCGGCTGGATGATCGCCACCATGGTCTGGATGATTCCGTCCATGGAGAGCGCGAAGATGTGGATCATCATCCTCATCACCTACCTGATGGCGCTCGGCGATTTCACGCACATCGTCGTCGGTTCGGCGGAGGTTTCGTATCTGGTGTTTGCCGGCGAGTTGCCGTGGAAAGATTTCTGGCTGGTATTTGCCGGGCCGACGCTGGCGGGCAACATCATTGGCGGCAGTTTCATCTTCGCCCTGATCAGCCATGCGCAGGTGCGCAGCGAAAGCAGTGCGCCGAAAGAAGAGGCGGATCAGGAACCAAGCCCTGATCCGCAAAAGGACAAAAAGTAA
- a CDS encoding MFS transporter, whose protein sequence is MPLALFALAVAAFGIGTTEFVIMGLLPDVARDLAVSIPHAGLLITGYALGVVFGAPILAIATANMPRKATLLGMTLMFILGNILCALAPNYATLMAARVVTALCHGAFFGIGSVVAAGLVAPNKRAQAIALMFTGLTLANVLGVPLGTALGQYAGWRSTFWAVSVIGVIAAIAQWLWLPKDITLDKANLASEFKVLGKANVLLALGMRVLASTSLFSVFTYIAPILQDITGVSPHGVTVMLLLFGVGLTAGSMIGGRLADSRLLPSLVGMALACVVVLAAFSQTSQSVIPAAITLVLWGIFAFALCPILQLLIIDQAHEAPNLGSTLNQSAFNLGNAAGAWIGGLVVASGADLADLPWTGALVSGLTVLTALFYIYLQRRGATAVNVSG, encoded by the coding sequence ATGCCACTCGCCTTGTTTGCCCTCGCTGTTGCCGCTTTCGGCATCGGCACCACTGAATTCGTCATCATGGGCCTGCTGCCCGATGTCGCCCGCGACCTCGCCGTGAGCATTCCTCACGCCGGCCTGCTGATTACCGGCTACGCCCTGGGCGTGGTGTTCGGCGCGCCGATCCTGGCGATCGCCACCGCCAACATGCCGCGCAAAGCCACACTGCTGGGGATGACGCTGATGTTCATCCTCGGCAACATCCTCTGCGCGTTGGCGCCGAATTACGCGACGCTGATGGCCGCGCGAGTCGTCACCGCGTTGTGCCACGGCGCGTTCTTCGGCATCGGTTCGGTGGTGGCGGCAGGACTGGTCGCGCCGAACAAACGCGCGCAGGCGATTGCCCTGATGTTCACCGGCCTGACCCTGGCCAACGTGCTCGGCGTGCCACTGGGCACGGCGCTCGGCCAATACGCCGGTTGGCGCTCGACGTTCTGGGCGGTGTCGGTGATCGGCGTCATCGCGGCCATTGCTCAGTGGTTGTGGCTGCCCAAAGACATCACCCTGGACAAGGCCAACCTGGCCAGCGAATTCAAAGTGCTGGGCAAGGCCAATGTGCTGCTGGCGCTGGGCATGAGAGTGCTGGCGTCGACCAGTCTGTTCAGCGTGTTCACTTACATCGCGCCCATCCTGCAGGACATCACCGGCGTCAGCCCACACGGCGTGACGGTAATGTTGCTGTTGTTCGGCGTCGGTTTGACCGCCGGCAGCATGATCGGCGGGCGCTTGGCTGACAGTCGTCTGTTGCCGTCGCTGGTGGGTATGGCGCTGGCGTGTGTGGTGGTGCTGGCGGCGTTCAGCCAGACCAGTCAATCGGTGATTCCGGCGGCGATCACGCTGGTGCTGTGGGGGATTTTCGCTTTCGCGCTGTGCCCGATTCTGCAATTGCTGATCATCGATCAGGCGCATGAAGCGCCGAATCTCGGTTCGACGCTGAACCAGAGCGCGTTCAACCTGGGCAACGCCGCCGGCGCGTGGATCGGCGGACTTGTGGTTGCCAGCGGCGCGGATCTGGCCGACTTGCCGTGGACCGGCGCACTGGTCAGCGGGTTGACGGTGCTGACCGCGCTTTTCTACATCTACCTGCAACGCCGGGGCGCGACGGCGGTCAATGTGTCCGGCTGA
- a CDS encoding acyl-CoA thioesterase, whose product MNFHTRKWVKPEDLNPNGTLFGGSLLRWIDEEAAIYAIVQLGNQRVVTKYISEINFVSASRQGDIIELGITATEFGRTSITLTCEVRNKITRKSILTVERMVFVNLGEDGLPAPHGRTEIKYVKDQFQDELASE is encoded by the coding sequence ATGAACTTCCACACCCGCAAATGGGTAAAACCCGAAGACCTCAACCCCAACGGCACGCTGTTCGGCGGCAGCCTGTTGCGCTGGATCGACGAAGAAGCGGCGATCTATGCGATCGTCCAGCTCGGCAATCAGCGCGTGGTCACCAAGTACATTTCCGAAATCAACTTTGTCAGCGCCTCGCGCCAGGGCGACATCATCGAGCTGGGCATCACCGCCACCGAGTTCGGCCGCACCTCGATCACCCTGACCTGCGAAGTGCGCAACAAAATCACCCGCAAAAGCATCCTTACCGTTGAGCGCATGGTTTTCGTCAACCTCGGCGAAGACGGACTGCCGGCACCGCACGGCCGCACCGAGATCAAATACGTCAAAGACCAGTTCCAGGACGAACTCGCCAGCGAGTAA
- a CDS encoding DEAD/DEAH box helicase, with product MSFASLGLSEALVRAIEAAGYTEPTPVQQRAIPAVLQGRDLMVAAQTGTGKTGGFALPILERLFPNGHPDKSQRHGPRQPRVLVLTPTRELAAQVHESFKVYARDLKFVSACIFGGVGMNPQVQAMSRGVDVLVACPGRLLDLAGQGSVDLSHVEILVLDEADRMLDMGFVHDVKKVLARLPSKRQNLLFSATFSKDITDLAGKLLHNPERIEVTPPNTTVERIEQRVFRLAASHKRSLLAHLITAGAWEQVLVFTRTKHGANRLAEYLDKHGLTAVAIHGNKSQNARTKALADFKAGEVRILVATDIAARGLDIDQLPHVVNFELPNVDEDYVHRIGRTGRAGRSGEAISLVAPDEEKLLKSIERMTKQKIADGDLMGFDSSAVEAEKPEVRERPDVRNPRNPRGPRGDGPNGTGGGGGRKDKGKDKGGKEKPAATGRGDRPAREHKPREGTPAREQQRPAPRAAAADRAPDEFLDDDVDNFGNRVDYVPQAKPAQGRGRRPGAPAQGAATGAGAPRTGGKPQGRQSGPRSSDGATTGTPPAKRSGPRNGAPRDGQARREESRNRRPARTDDQPRSEPAVQNPRGPAPKIIHKESKTDRFPTPEQLDQLPGRPRGEKPALLTRNR from the coding sequence ATGTCCTTTGCTTCCCTCGGTCTCTCCGAGGCTTTAGTCCGCGCCATCGAGGCGGCGGGCTATACCGAGCCTACTCCGGTGCAACAGCGGGCCATTCCCGCCGTGTTGCAAGGTCGCGACCTGATGGTCGCGGCACAGACAGGTACTGGTAAAACCGGCGGCTTCGCCCTTCCGATTCTGGAGCGGTTGTTCCCCAACGGTCACCCGGACAAATCCCAGCGTCACGGCCCGCGCCAACCGCGCGTACTGGTCCTGACCCCTACCCGCGAACTCGCGGCTCAAGTGCACGAAAGCTTCAAGGTCTATGCCCGTGACCTGAAGTTTGTCAGTGCCTGCATCTTCGGCGGCGTTGGCATGAACCCACAGGTTCAGGCCATGTCCCGTGGCGTTGACGTGCTGGTCGCCTGCCCTGGCCGCCTGCTCGACCTCGCCGGCCAAGGCAGCGTCGATTTGTCCCACGTGGAAATCCTCGTGCTCGACGAAGCCGACCGCATGCTCGACATGGGTTTTGTCCATGACGTGAAAAAGGTCCTCGCGCGTCTGCCGAGCAAACGCCAGAACCTGCTGTTCTCGGCGACGTTCTCCAAAGACATCACCGACCTCGCCGGCAAGCTGCTGCACAACCCGGAACGCATCGAAGTCACGCCGCCGAACACCACGGTCGAGCGTATCGAACAGCGTGTATTCCGCCTCGCCGCCAGCCACAAGCGCTCGCTGCTTGCGCACCTGATTACCGCTGGCGCCTGGGAACAGGTGCTGGTGTTCACCCGCACCAAGCACGGCGCCAACCGTCTGGCCGAATACCTGGACAAACACGGCCTCACCGCCGTCGCGATCCACGGTAACAAGAGCCAGAACGCGCGCACCAAAGCCCTGGCCGACTTCAAGGCCGGCGAAGTGCGGATCCTGGTTGCCACCGACATCGCCGCTCGCGGCCTCGACATCGATCAGTTGCCACACGTGGTCAACTTCGAACTGCCGAACGTCGATGAAGACTACGTGCACCGTATCGGCCGTACTGGCCGTGCCGGTCGTTCGGGCGAGGCGATCTCGCTGGTTGCTCCGGACGAAGAAAAACTGCTGAAAAGCATCGAACGCATGACCAAGCAGAAAATCGCCGATGGCGACCTGATGGGCTTCGATTCGAGCGCTGTAGAGGCCGAGAAGCCTGAAGTTCGCGAGCGTCCGGATGTGCGTAACCCGCGCAACCCACGTGGCCCGCGCGGCGACGGTCCGAACGGCACTGGTGGTGGCGGCGGTCGTAAGGACAAAGGCAAGGACAAGGGCGGCAAGGAAAAACCTGCAGCCACTGGCCGTGGCGATCGTCCGGCGCGTGAGCACAAGCCGCGCGAAGGCACCCCGGCCCGCGAACAACAGCGTCCGGCGCCACGCGCTGCGGCGGCTGATCGTGCTCCGGATGAGTTCCTCGACGACGACGTGGATAACTTCGGTAACCGCGTTGACTACGTGCCTCAGGCCAAACCGGCCCAGGGCCGTGGTCGTCGTCCAGGTGCTCCGGCACAAGGCGCGGCAACTGGCGCAGGTGCTCCGCGCACCGGCGGCAAGCCTCAGGGTCGCCAAAGCGGCCCGCGCAGCAGCGACGGCGCCACCACCGGCACCCCGCCAGCCAAGCGCAGCGGCCCACGCAACGGCGCTCCACGTGACGGTCAAGCCCGTCGCGAAGAGTCACGCAACCGCCGCCCGGCCCGCACCGACGATCAGCCTCGTTCGGAACCGGCCGTGCAAAACCCGCGTGGCCCGGCACCGAAGATTATCCATAAAGAGTCGAAAACCGATCGGTTCCCGACTCCTGAGCAACTGGATCAACTGCCAGGTCGCCCGCGCGGCGAAAAACCAGCGCTGCTGACCCGCAACCGCTGA
- a CDS encoding IS3 family transposase (programmed frameshift), translating into MSNQRYPEEFKIQAVKQVTEKQLPVSEVAARLGVSVHSLYAWVKRYTKPQEQRVEEDDQSAEVRRLRAELKRVTEERDNLKKGRRVLCQGVRLKYAFIKQQSGHYAIRRLCLTLKVHPSGYYAWLSEPKSARAKDDQRLLGLIKHSWLESGGVYGYRKIHDDLREVGESCGRHRVARLMRLEGLRSQTGYRRRPGKYGGKPAVASPNLLKRQFDVREPNKVWVTDITYIRTYEGWLYLAVVLDLFSRQIIGWSMKSQMTSDVAIDALLMAVWRRKPKQEVMIHSDQGSQYSSSDWRSFLKANNLVASMSRRGNCHDNAVAESFFQLLKRERIKRKIYTTRQDARDDVFDYIEMFYNPKRRHSFNNQLSPVEFEKRYAASLESV; encoded by the exons ATGAGCAACCAGCGATATCCCGAAGAATTCAAAATCCAGGCGGTCAAGCAAGTGACCGAAAAGCAGCTTCCTGTCTCGGAGGTGGCTGCACGATTGGGTGTGTCCGTGCACAGCCTCTATGCCTGGGTTAAGCGCTACACCAAGCCCCAAGAACAGCGCGTTGAGGAGGATGATCAAAGCGCTGAGGTTCGTCGTCTACGTGCCGAGCTGAAACGGGTGACGGAGGAGCGAGACA ATCTTAAAAAAGGCCGCCGCGTACTTTGCCAAGGAGTGCGGCTGAAGTACGCCTTTATTAAGCAGCAATCGGGTCATTACGCGATTCGACGGCTTTGCCTGACGCTCAAGGTTCATCCCAGCGGCTACTACGCGTGGCTATCAGAACCAAAATCTGCGCGAGCCAAGGACGATCAGCGACTGCTTGGATTGATCAAACACTCCTGGCTGGAAAGCGGTGGCGTTTATGGCTATCGCAAGATCCATGATGACCTGCGAGAGGTTGGTGAGAGCTGTGGCCGTCACCGGGTGGCTAGGTTGATGCGCCTTGAGGGTTTACGTTCTCAGACTGGGTATCGACGGAGGCCGGGAAAATATGGCGGTAAACCAGCCGTTGCCTCACCGAACTTACTGAAGCGCCAATTCGATGTCAGAGAACCCAACAAAGTCTGGGTCACAGACATTACCTACATCCGAACATATGAAGGCTGGCTGTATTTGGCCGTGGTGCTCGATCTGTTTTCACGCCAGATCATTGGTTGGTCAATGAAGTCGCAGATGACCAGCGACGTAGCCATTGATGCACTGCTGATGGCGGTTTGGAGACGTAAGCCGAAGCAAGAGGTGATGATCCACTCAGATCAAGGCAGTCAGTACAGCAGCTCAGACTGGCGAAGCTTCTTGAAAGCTAACAACCTGGTGGCCAGCATGAGTCGTCGAGGTAACTGCCACGACAACGCTGTGGCGGAGAGCTTTTTCCAGCTGCTAAAGCGGGAACGGATCAAGCGTAAAATCTACACTACACGCCAGGATGCTCGGGATGATGTGTTCGATTACATCGAGATGTTTTACAACCCAAAACGACGCCACAGTTTCAACAATCAGCTGTCACCGGTAGAGTTTGAAAAGCGTTACGCAGCGAGCCTGGAGAGTGTCTAG
- the ahcY gene encoding adenosylhomocysteinase, whose product MSAVITPADFTDYKVADMSLAAWGRRETIIAESEMPALMGLRRKYAAEQPLKGAKILGCIHMTIQTAVLIETLVALGAEVRWSSCNIFSTQDQAAAAIAAAGIAVYAWKGETEEEYEWCLEQTILKDGAPWDANMILDDGGDLTELLHKKYPAILDRVHGVTEETTTGVHRLLDMLAKGELKIPAINVNDSVTKSKNDNKYGCRHSLNDAIKRGTDHLLSGKQALVIGYGDVGKGSSQSLRQEGMIVKVSEVDPICAMQACMDGFELVSPFIDGINDGTEASIDKALLGKIDLIVTTTGNVNVCDSNMLKALKKRAVVCNIGHFDNEIDTAFMRKNWAWEEVKPQVHKIHRTGAGSFDAQNDDYLILLAEGRLVNLGNATGHPSRIMDGSFANQVLAQIFLFGQKYADLSPAQKAERLTVEVLPKKLDEEVALEMVRGFGGVVTQLTKQQADYIGVTVEGPFKPHAYRY is encoded by the coding sequence ATGAGCGCTGTTATCACGCCTGCAGATTTTACCGATTACAAAGTCGCCGACATGTCCCTGGCTGCCTGGGGTCGTCGCGAAACCATCATCGCCGAATCCGAAATGCCAGCCCTGATGGGTCTGCGCCGCAAGTACGCCGCTGAGCAGCCGCTCAAAGGCGCGAAGATTCTCGGCTGCATCCACATGACCATTCAGACTGCCGTGCTGATCGAAACCCTGGTTGCCCTGGGTGCCGAAGTGCGCTGGTCGTCCTGCAACATTTTCTCGACTCAGGACCAGGCCGCTGCTGCTATCGCCGCTGCCGGTATCGCGGTTTATGCCTGGAAAGGCGAGACCGAAGAAGAGTACGAGTGGTGCCTGGAGCAAACCATCCTCAAGGACGGCGCGCCTTGGGATGCGAACATGATCCTCGACGACGGCGGCGACCTGACCGAGCTGCTGCACAAGAAGTACCCGGCGATCCTCGACCGCGTCCACGGCGTGACCGAAGAAACCACCACCGGCGTGCACCGTCTGCTGGACATGCTGGCCAAGGGCGAGCTGAAAATCCCGGCCATCAACGTCAATGACTCGGTGACCAAGTCCAAGAACGACAACAAGTACGGCTGCCGTCACAGCCTCAACGACGCGATCAAGCGCGGCACCGACCACCTGCTGTCCGGCAAGCAAGCGCTGGTCATCGGTTACGGTGACGTGGGCAAGGGCTCGTCGCAGTCCCTGCGTCAGGAAGGCATGATCGTCAAAGTCTCCGAAGTGGACCCGATCTGCGCCATGCAAGCGTGCATGGACGGCTTTGAACTGGTTTCGCCATTCATCGACGGCATCAACGACGGCACCGAAGCCAGCATCGACAAAGCACTGCTGGGCAAGATCGACCTGATCGTGACCACCACCGGCAACGTCAATGTTTGCGACTCGAACATGCTCAAAGCCCTGAAGAAGCGCGCTGTTGTCTGCAACATCGGCCACTTCGACAACGAAATCGATACGGCTTTCATGCGCAAGAACTGGGCATGGGAAGAAGTGAAGCCACAGGTGCACAAGATTCACCGTACCGGCGCTGGCAGCTTCGATGCGCAGAACGACGACTACCTGATCCTGCTGGCCGAAGGCCGTCTGGTGAACCTGGGCAACGCCACTGGCCACCCGAGCCGCATCATGGACGGTTCGTTCGCCAACCAGGTGCTGGCGCAGATCTTCCTGTTCGGCCAGAAGTACGCCGACCTGTCGCCAGCGCAGAAAGCCGAGCGTCTGACTGTTGAAGTACTGCCGAAGAAACTCGACGAAGAAGTGGCCCTGGAAATGGTCCGCGGTTTCGGCGGCGTGGTCACGCAACTGACCAAGCAACAGGCTGACTACATCGGCGTCACCGTCGAAGGCCCGTTCAAGCCGCACGCTTACCGCTACTGA
- a CDS encoding MAPEG family protein has protein sequence MTVALWCVLIAIFLPYLCTGIAKFGNGFRLQDNHDPRDFLESLNGFGRRAHAAQLNSFEVTPAFAAAVLVAHLVGTAQLVTVNVLAVLFITSRLLYIICYLADWAMLRSLVWFVGMALIASFFFVSM, from the coding sequence ATGACGGTTGCTCTGTGGTGCGTTTTGATCGCGATTTTCCTGCCGTACCTGTGCACGGGGATCGCCAAGTTCGGCAATGGCTTCAGGCTGCAAGACAACCATGATCCACGAGACTTTCTCGAATCGCTGAACGGCTTCGGACGACGCGCGCATGCGGCGCAGTTGAACAGTTTTGAAGTGACCCCGGCGTTCGCCGCAGCGGTGCTGGTTGCGCATCTGGTCGGCACGGCGCAGTTGGTCACGGTCAACGTGTTGGCGGTGCTGTTTATCACCAGTCGGCTGCTTTACATCATTTGCTACCTGGCGGACTGGGCGATGTTGCGGTCGCTGGTGTGGTTTGTCGGGATGGCGTTGATTGCGAGTTTCTTTTTTGTGTCGATGTGA
- the metF gene encoding methylenetetrahydrofolate reductase [NAD(P)H] — MSQDRRYSFEFFPTKTDAGHEKLLATARQLATYNPDFFSCTYGAGGSTRDRTINTVLQLESEVKVPAAPHLSCVGDSKDDLRGLLTQYKAAGITRIVALRGDLPSGMGMASGELRHANDLVEFIREETGNHFHVEVAAYPEMHPQARNFEDDLQNFVRKANAGADSAITQYFFNADSYFYFVERVRAMGVNIPIVPGIMPITNYSKLARFSDACGAEIPRWIRKQLEAYGDDTQSIQRFGEQVITQMCERLLQGGAPGLHFYTLNQAEPSLAVWNNLKLPR, encoded by the coding sequence ATGTCCCAAGACCGTCGCTACAGCTTCGAGTTCTTCCCTACCAAGACCGATGCTGGGCATGAAAAACTGCTCGCCACTGCCCGTCAGTTGGCGACTTACAATCCCGATTTCTTTTCCTGCACGTACGGCGCTGGCGGTTCGACCCGTGATCGCACGATCAACACCGTGTTGCAGCTCGAAAGCGAAGTCAAAGTCCCGGCCGCCCCGCACCTGTCTTGCGTCGGCGACAGCAAGGACGACCTGCGCGGCCTGCTGACGCAATACAAGGCGGCCGGCATTACCCGCATCGTCGCCCTGCGCGGTGACCTGCCTTCGGGCATGGGCATGGCCAGCGGTGAATTGCGCCACGCCAATGACCTGGTTGAATTCATTCGTGAAGAAACCGGCAATCATTTCCACGTCGAAGTTGCCGCTTACCCGGAAATGCATCCGCAAGCGCGCAACTTTGAAGACGATCTGCAGAACTTCGTGCGCAAGGCCAACGCCGGCGCCGACAGTGCGATCACCCAGTACTTCTTCAACGCCGACAGCTACTTCTACTTTGTCGAGCGGGTACGGGCGATGGGCGTGAACATCCCGATCGTGCCGGGGATCATGCCGATCACCAACTACAGCAAACTCGCGCGCTTCTCCGATGCCTGCGGTGCGGAAATCCCGCGCTGGATTCGCAAGCAACTGGAAGCCTATGGCGATGACACCCAGAGCATTCAACGCTTTGGTGAGCAAGTCATCACCCAAATGTGCGAACGCCTGCTGCAGGGTGGCGCTCCAGGGTTGCACTTCTACACGCTGAACCAGGCTGAACCGAGCCTGGCAGTGTGGAACAACCTGAAGTTGCCACGCTGA
- a CDS encoding substrate-binding periplasmic protein, which translates to MPLIAQLLTLLLFTCLSFTARGEKLRIVTEPWAPYVYEQDGKPLGLDYETTAIVFKRLGIEVEWQFLPWKRCLSMLETGQADGALDIFHSAERDATLLYPSEPLSEVEFVMFYANQRPHPFSTLEALKGLTIGTSPGYLYSEDFSSSTLFTREPAPTHEANFGKLVRGRIDLLITDRRVGQHLLDELNIRDQITENPTIISHQSQFLAVRRNAGMDLLVQRFGAELKRFKREPAYAELSARYGANPDPVVQAKSTSTVPGKTVEQQESGAQ; encoded by the coding sequence ATGCCTTTGATCGCGCAGTTACTGACCCTGCTACTTTTCACTTGCCTGAGCTTCACCGCTAGGGGCGAGAAATTGCGCATTGTCACTGAGCCTTGGGCACCTTACGTCTATGAACAGGACGGCAAACCGCTGGGTCTGGACTACGAAACCACCGCCATCGTCTTCAAACGCTTGGGCATCGAAGTGGAATGGCAATTCCTGCCGTGGAAGCGCTGCCTGTCGATGCTCGAAACCGGCCAGGCCGACGGCGCGCTGGATATTTTCCACAGCGCCGAACGCGACGCCACCCTGCTCTACCCCAGCGAACCGCTCTCGGAAGTCGAGTTCGTGATGTTCTATGCCAACCAGCGCCCACACCCGTTCAGCACGCTCGAAGCACTCAAGGGCCTGACCATCGGCACCTCGCCGGGTTATCTGTACAGCGAGGATTTCAGCAGCTCGACGCTGTTTACCCGCGAACCGGCGCCGACCCATGAAGCCAACTTCGGCAAACTGGTGCGCGGGCGCATCGACCTGTTAATCACTGATCGCCGAGTCGGGCAGCATCTGCTCGATGAGCTGAATATCCGCGATCAGATCACTGAAAACCCGACAATCATCAGCCATCAGAGCCAGTTTCTGGCCGTGCGGCGCAACGCCGGGATGGATTTGCTGGTGCAGCGCTTCGGCGCCGAGCTCAAGCGATTCAAGCGCGAGCCCGCCTATGCTGAGCTGAGCGCCCGTTACGGGGCGAATCCGGACCCGGTGGTGCAGGCAAAAAGCACTTCAACCGTCCCCGGTAAAACCGTTGAGCAGCAGGAAAGCGGCGCGCAGTGA